One stretch of Bombus terrestris chromosome 5, iyBomTerr1.2, whole genome shotgun sequence DNA includes these proteins:
- the LOC100649924 gene encoding ER membrane protein complex subunit 5 → MPATALHKFITLMGLLSILHTAYSAAQHRSYLRITEQEFITLPIDILIQGIISLFMVMYGVMYIAGDFKEIRAVVDLENKSWETLRNLPSFQIFSHRGRSLSS, encoded by the exons aTGCCTGCAACAGCTTTACACAAATTTATAACGTTGATGGGACTATTGTCAATATTACATACAGCATATTCAGCTGCCCAAC ATCGTTCGTATTTACGGATAACTGAACAGGAATTCATTACCTTACCAAttgat ATTTTAATACAAGGCATTATCAGTTTATTTATGGTTATGTATGGAGTAATGTATATTGCCGGTGATTTTAAGGAAATTCGAGCAGTGGTTGATTTAGAAAACAAATCATGGGAAACATTAAGAAATCTTCCATCATTTCAAATATTCAGTCATCGTGGAAGATCTTTATCTTCTTAA
- the LOC100649329 gene encoding uncharacterized protein LOC100649329 isoform X1: protein MDSHVGLDYIVDNPDYCVKLATALDTACPSVKKQVVELLSALCVYSQDGRQRAIDTLHAYQKRKNERYRLRIVVEELQNATAEDYRTALLAFINCLVISTPVLKDRIRIRNEFIGLKLLPILNELRKSHAPDLRVQLDVFDDQRETDEELSNHGPPGIDLSSHVDVFYAIFGQIADTPQEIPFLSILQHLLRLDPKDAASDLAWDTAETLVHRATLLENREDATKLLRSPSLQTNLCCHCRGTDQTCGASRKASLSVNNSTTPLPPLPPPPPPPVPVDPSGTSSPTQNRVLPPPPPPPLLTGNVTYADASMDPPPMPPPLHALPVTRVPTPEPQNNHARLLPQQEIPTPKAKMKTINWNKIPNHKVIGKRNIWSLVADEHQNSPMADIDWAEMEGLFCQQVPPVLPAASCSSYGANSDAERRRREPTEIALLDGKRSLNVNIFLKQFRSSNEDIIRLIKDGSHDEIGAEKLRGLLKILPEVDELEMLKSFDGDKSKLGNAEKFFLQLIQVPNYKLRIECMLLKEEFAANMSYLEPSINSMILAGEDLMTNKPLQEVLYMVLVAGNFLNSGGYAGNAAGVKLSSLQKITEIRANKPGMNLIHYVALQAERKRKDLLDFAKGMTTLEAATKTTTEQLNNEFNALDTKIKKIKAQINFPSTETDIQEQMAQFLQIAEREMSQLKRDMEELETLRRSLAEFFCEDSNTFKIEECLKIFHQFCQKFNQAVAENERRRIQEEQILARRKQREEQLLARKRLLTNNQQQIEAPTSESECNLIGYDPFDLASGLPQRNYGRPDVKIKRLQNGAVTSDEDVSITGSPNIRRRLGSCSGGIVDQQSTKEETYSPDVTPNGTLRRRRSRIPCEDDDGNLMDFLRTSGQDGTRERKSWGSLDRSWARRARGQSRRSDLLNADFSIDRERPSSPSPLLESKPFLQEEETKPAGKAWRQKIEAWLSENEKEDRAGEELQKKARQLHHANRRSYEDSESEGKTNIQIEAGSTHDTYSEVYDWRPSVEKTDVMRTMEAIEEAETHPSQKDKSPWRKSSLNVPNSMEETDPRYSRRLRSRLSAENVLTSSTLQSIKEEERKKNKTTDVVNSNPQDELTIYLRQPYGDSQTAGSRRFSKLKKGADEEKITDKIEIDSDNIETPPATRKLFSPPKEVKPVEKEPCKRERCSSSFQSRDFKNPMSKNVNNTDFGIGNFDRYSAARRTRRYKKNQDSSEKDSKQESMVDAESLEAKPADRPHSLPLSEEEGHGEDSVPSVWQEKSKRQAESSSSFDIDTALAEIARSGEDLQRLSRPLVHRTSRLPVSQPSAVVAVTNTVLSPVMQESRPRESSLTVLAERAVTSRERQRTMIDPSQVKEAIRLTNNPPSQVNECQNVSTCRSRKQSRSFGKNESTNDEIDLAITDSNRCQENADPDVEIYHDKRAESTLRNQSKVQSVRSNTEGSVFHPRFVPPDINVTTSTPSSFSLLPASGKARDQEMNDEGFEETQSLVSETLSQETSSGNYETDTHDSTRCSPAELRYSGTDNHPPVHTTIDHIQVTEHDPSKSIGDATLKTMSSPSPPISKGFEKRAGSMKHTSEKSSFLPKRTNALKRDVSVRKAAESMQRNSNLTFQSNNGQTRNEVERSGSRSSLRSSRSSLNSATSVNTVRNLVPNHAPLRTYTSAICALTNDLRKSPSHSPLPPKSNEKRRTNPRATVTRIPASRSSSSGSSVGPTARTARKSLGSTTDVQKANKGRALFSRSSSSGSGSSMRPQSLPLNRVNVEKVPSSIAKSKLIHPRTGTRNHSFMRPTAASVNKGSIPNLPRSIKGLVK, encoded by the exons ATGGATTCCCACGTTGGTCTCGACTATATCGTGGATAATCCCGATTACTGCGTCAAGCTCGCCACGG CCTTGGACACAGCGTGTCCCTCGGTTAAGAAGCAAGTGGTAGAATTGCTTTCGGCGCTGTGTGTTTACAGCCAGGATGGAAGACAGAGAGCTATCGATACTCTTCACGCGTATCAG aaaaggaaaaatgaacGATATCGATTACGAATCGTGGTGGAAGAGTTGCAGAACGCCACTGCCGAAGATTATCGGACCGCACTATTGGCATTCATAAACTGTTTAGTCATCTCTACGCCAGTGCTGAAGGATCGCATAAGAATTCGCAACGAGTTCATCG GTTTGAAGCTCCTTCCGATTTTGAACGAGCTGCG GAAAAGCCACGCACCGGATCTGAGAGTGCAACTCGATGTTTTCGACGACCAACGAGAAACCGACGAGGAATTATCGAATCACGGACCACCTGGAATCGATCTTTCTTCCCATGTGGATGTCTTTTACGCGATCTTTGGACAA ATCGCTGATACACCGCAAGAAATACCATTCTTGAGTATTCTCCAGCATCTGTTACGGCTGGATCCGAAAGATGCTGCTAGCGATCTAGCATGGGATACGGCAGAGACGTTGGTTCATAGAGCCACGCTGTTGGAGAATCGAGAAGACGCTACCAAATTGTTGCGCTCACCTAGTCTTCAG ACGAATCTCTGTTGTCACTGTCGAGGTACCGACCAGACGTGCGGAGCCTCCCGAAAAGCGTCGTTATCGGTGAACAATTCAACGACGCCTCTGCCACCTTTACcgcctcctcctccacctcctgtACCCGTTGATCCGTCAGGTACAAGCTCGCCGACACAAAATCGCGTTTTACCACCACCTCCGCCTCCACCGCTTCTTACCGGCAACGTTACGTACGCCGATGCATCGATGGATCCACCGCCAATGCCGCCGCCGTTGCACGCATTACCGGTCACACGAGTACCCACCCCCGAGCCGCAGAATAATCACGCGAGACTACTGCCACAACAGGAAATACCCACCCCCAAGGCAAAAATGAAAACCATCAATTGGAACAAGATACCAAATCACAAG GTGATTGGGAAGCGCAACATTTGGTCTCTGGTTGCCGATGAGCATCAGAATTCCCCCATGGCGGATATAGATTGGGCAGAGATGGAAGGGCTGTTTTGTCAACAAGTGCCGCCGGTATTACCAGCAGCCTCGTGCTCCTCCTACGGGGCAAACTCCGATGCCGAGAGACGACGTAGGGAACCGACCGAG ATCGCGCTTCTCGATGGCAAGAGGAGTTTGAAcgttaatatatttctaaaacaGTTTCGAAG TTCGAACGAAGATATTATTCGGCTTATAAAGGACGGCAGTCACGACGAGATCGGGGCGGAGAAGTTGCGCGGCCTTCTAAAAATTTTACCGGAGGTCGACGAACTGGAAATGCTCAAGAGCTTCGACGGGGACAAGTCGAAGCTCGGAAATGCCGAGAAATTCTTTCTGCAACTGATTCAAGTACCAAA TTACAAACTACGCATAGAATGCATGCTGCTGAAGGAAGAATTCGCCGCTAATATGAGCTATTTAGAACCAAGCATCAATTCGATGATCCTAGCTGGTGAAGACTTAATGACGAACAAGCCACTTCAAGAGGTGTTGTACATGGTTCTGGTGGCCGGAAACTTCCTCAATTCG GGTGGTTACGCTGGGAACGCCGCCGGAGTAAAGTTATCCTCTTTGCAAAAAATAACTGAAATTCGGGCGAATAAACCAGGAATGAACCTTATACATTACGTAGCTCTG CAAGCCGAAAGGAAGAGGAAGGATTTGCTGGATTTCGCAAAGGGTATGACCACTCTGGAAGCCGCTACGAA GACCACAACGGAGCAATTAAACAACGAATTTAACGCACTCGACACAAAGATCAAAAAGATCAAGGCACAGATTAATTTTCCTTCGACGGAAACCGACATACAGGAACAGATGGCACAATTTTTGCAG ATAGCGGAACGAGAAATGAGTCAATTGAAACGAGACATGGAAGAACTCGAAACGTTAAGGCGATCGCTCGCCGAATTTTTCTGCGAAGACAGCAACACTTTCAAGATCGAGGAATGCCTCAAGATATTCCATCAATTTTGCCAAAAGTTTAATCAGGCTGTCGCAGAAAACGAGAGACGTAGAATTCAAGAGGAACAGATATTGGCAAGGCGCAAACAACGAGAAGAACAACTTTTGGCTAGAAAACGATTAC TGACCAATAACCAACAACAAATCGAGGCGCCAACCTCTGAATCTGAATGCAATTTAATTGGTTACGATCCTTTCGATCTTGCTAGCGGTTTACCTCAAAGGAATTACGGTCGTCCCGACGTTAAG ATCAAAAGACTGCAAAACGGAGCTGTCACTTCCGACGAAGATGTCTCGATAACCGGGTCGCCTAATATTCGACGACGTTTAGGTTCTTGTTCCGGCGGAATCGTCGACCAGCAATCTACCAAAGAAGAAACTTACTCGCCAG ATGTTACCCCGAACGGTACCCTTCGTCGTCGAAGAAGTCGAATACCCTGCGAGGATGACGACGGTAATTTAATGGACTTCTTAAGGACGTCGGGTCAAGACGGCACTCGTGAGAGAAAATCGTGGGGTAGCTTAG ATCGGTCGTGGGCAAGAAGAGCACGCGGCCAGTCTCGCAGAAGCGATCTATTAAACGCAGATTTCTCGATCGATCGCGAAAGGCCAAGTTCTCCGTCACCTTTACTCGAGAGCAAACCTTTCTTGCAAGAGGAAGAAACGAAACCGGCAGG GAAAGCATGGCGGCAGAAGATCGAGGCATGGTTATCGGAGAACGAGAAGGAAGACCGTGCAGGCGAAGAGCTGCAGAAAAAAGCAAGACAGTTGCACCATGCGAATCGACGCTCCTACGAAGACTCTG AGAGCGAAGGCAAGACGAATATTCAAATCGAAGCTGGTTCCACCCACGATACGTACTCGGAAGTTTACGACTGGCGTCCGTCCGTTGAGAAGACAGATGTGATGCGCACGATGGAAGCTATCGAAG AAGCCGAGACGCATCCATCGCAGAAGGATAAGTCTCCTTGGCGAAAGTCGAGCCTAAACGTACCAAATAGTATGGAAGAGACTGACCCGCGTTATTCTCGCAGGCTAAGATCACGACTGAGCGCGGAAAACGTGTTAACATCCAGCACTTTGCAG TCGATCAAAGAGgaggagaggaagaagaataAGACCACCGACGTCGTGAATTCAAACCCTCAAGACGAGTTAACGATTTATCTAAGACAACCTTACGGCGATTCTCAAACCGCTGGATCACGGAGATTTTCGAAACTGAAGAAAGGCGCTGACGAAGAGAAGATCACCGATAAGATCGAGATCGATTCTGATAATATAGAAACACCTCCAGCAACTAGAAAGTTATTCAGCCCACCGAAAGAGGTGAAGCCAGTTGAGAAAGAACCGTGTAAAAGAGAACGTTGCAGCAGCTCTTTTCAAAGCAGAGACTTTAAGAATCCAATgtcgaaaaatgtaaataacacAGACTTCGGAATAG GCAATTTTGATCGTTACTCGGCGGCAAGGAGAACACGAAGATACAAAAAAAATCAAGACTCGTCAGAGAAAGACTCGAAACAAGAGTCGATGGTCGATGCCGAGTCATTGGAAGCGAAACCAGCTGACCGTCCGCACTCTTTGCCACTGTCGGAAGAAGAAGGACACGGCGAGGATTCTGTGCCATCCGTTTGGCAAGAGAAATCGAAACGGCAGGCGGAATCCTCGAGTTCGTTCGATATCGACACTGCATTGGCAGAGATCGCTCGTTCCGGTGAAGATCTTCAACGATTGTCGCGACCATTGGTGCACCGAACCTCGAGGCTGCCGGTCAGTCAACCGTCAGCCGTCGTCGCCGTAACCAACACCGTTCTAAGTCCGGTGATGCAAGAATCTCGACCTCGAGAATCCTCGTTGACCGTTCTCGCGGAAAGAGCTGTAACTAGCCGCGAACGACAGAGGACCATGATCGATCCTAGTCAGGTAAAAGAGGCGATCAGACTGACCAACAATCCGCCGAGTCAGGTGAACGAATGTCAAAACGTCTCAACGTGTCGATCACGAAAGCAATCTCGATCTTTTGGTAAAAACGAATCCACCAACGATGAAATCGATCTAGCCATTACCGATTCAAATCGTTGCCAAGAAAACGCAGATCCCGACGTCGAGATTTACCACGACAAACGAGCCGAATCGACGCTGCGAAACCAAAGCAAGGTACAATCCGTACGATCCAACACGGAGGGTTCGGTCTTTCATCCTAGATTCGTGCCACCTGATATAAATGTCACCACTTCTACtccctcctctttttctttgttgCCCGCTTCCGGGAAAGCTCGAGATCAAGAGATGAACGACGAAGGTTTCGAGGAAACGCAGAGTCTAGTTTCCGAAACCCTCAGTCAAGAAACGTCCTCCGGAAATTACGAGACGGATACCCACGATTCGACGCGATGCTCTCCAGCCGAATTACGCTATTCTGGAACCGATAATCATCCTCCCGTTCACACCACCATCGACCACATCCAGGTAACCGAACATGATCCGAGCAAATCGATCGGAGATGCGACGTTAAAAACAATGTCGTCGCCGTCACCGCCGATCTCGAAAGGGTTCGAGAAACGAGCGGGCTCGATGAAACACACCAGCGAGAAGTCTAGCTTCCTTCCTAAACGAACAAACGCCTTAAAGCGGGACGTTTCAGTGAGAAAAGCGGCGGAGTCGATGCAACGAAATTCAAATCTGACGTTCCAATCGAACAACGGTCAGACGAGGAACGAGGTAGAACGTTCGGGATCGAGAAGCAGTCTTCGTAGTTCGCGAAGTTCCTTAAATAGCGCCACGTCGGTGAACACCGTACGAAATTTAGTTCCGAATCACGCGCCTCTTCGTACTTACACGTCAGCGATTTGCGCGTTAACCAACGATTTGCGAAAAAGTCCGTCACATAGTCCGTTGCCGCCGAAGAGCAACGAAAAACGTCGAACGAATCCACGCGCGACGGTCACTAGAATACCAGCGAGCAGAAGCAGTAGCAGCGGAAGCAGCGTGGGCCCAACCGCGAGAACCGCTCGCAAATCTCTCGGG TCAACCACCGATGTGCAAAAAGCAAACAAAGGACGAGCGCTTTTCTCGCGTAGTAGCAGCAGCGGAAGCGGCAGTAGCATGCGTCCACAGTCTTTGCCATTAAATCGTGTAAACGTCGAAAAGGTGCCATCGTCCATCGCTAAAAGTAAGTTGATTCACCCAAGAACCGGAACCAGAAACCACAGTTTTATGAGACCGACAGCCGCAAGTGTGAACAAAGGTTCCATTCCGAATCTACCCAGAAGCATCAAAGGTTTGGTCAAGTAA
- the LOC100649329 gene encoding inverted formin-2 isoform X3, translated as MDSHVGLDYIVDNPDYCVKLATALDTACPSVKKQVVELLSALCVYSQDGRQRAIDTLHAYQKRKNERYRLRIVVEELQNATAEDYRTALLAFINCLVISTPVLKDRIRIRNEFIGLKLLPILNELRKSHAPDLRVQLDVFDDQRETDEELSNHGPPGIDLSSHVDVFYAIFGQIADTPQEIPFLSILQHLLRLDPKDAASDLAWDTAETLVHRATLLENREDATKLLRSPSLQTNLCCHCRGTDQTCGASRKASLSVNNSTTPLPPLPPPPPPPVPVDPSGTSSPTQNRVLPPPPPPPLLTGNVTYADASMDPPPMPPPLHALPVTRVPTPEPQNNHARLLPQQEIPTPKAKMKTINWNKIPNHKVIGKRNIWSLVADEHQNSPMADIDWAEMEGLFCQQVPPVLPAASCSSYGANSDAERRRREPTEIALLDGKRSLNVNIFLKQFRSSNEDIIRLIKDGSHDEIGAEKLRGLLKILPEVDELEMLKSFDGDKSKLGNAEKFFLQLIQVPNYKLRIECMLLKEEFAANMSYLEPSINSMILAGEDLMTNKPLQEVLYMVLVAGNFLNSGGYAGNAAGVKLSSLQKITEIRANKPGMNLIHYVALQAERKRKDLLDFAKGMTTLEAATK; from the exons ATGGATTCCCACGTTGGTCTCGACTATATCGTGGATAATCCCGATTACTGCGTCAAGCTCGCCACGG CCTTGGACACAGCGTGTCCCTCGGTTAAGAAGCAAGTGGTAGAATTGCTTTCGGCGCTGTGTGTTTACAGCCAGGATGGAAGACAGAGAGCTATCGATACTCTTCACGCGTATCAG aaaaggaaaaatgaacGATATCGATTACGAATCGTGGTGGAAGAGTTGCAGAACGCCACTGCCGAAGATTATCGGACCGCACTATTGGCATTCATAAACTGTTTAGTCATCTCTACGCCAGTGCTGAAGGATCGCATAAGAATTCGCAACGAGTTCATCG GTTTGAAGCTCCTTCCGATTTTGAACGAGCTGCG GAAAAGCCACGCACCGGATCTGAGAGTGCAACTCGATGTTTTCGACGACCAACGAGAAACCGACGAGGAATTATCGAATCACGGACCACCTGGAATCGATCTTTCTTCCCATGTGGATGTCTTTTACGCGATCTTTGGACAA ATCGCTGATACACCGCAAGAAATACCATTCTTGAGTATTCTCCAGCATCTGTTACGGCTGGATCCGAAAGATGCTGCTAGCGATCTAGCATGGGATACGGCAGAGACGTTGGTTCATAGAGCCACGCTGTTGGAGAATCGAGAAGACGCTACCAAATTGTTGCGCTCACCTAGTCTTCAG ACGAATCTCTGTTGTCACTGTCGAGGTACCGACCAGACGTGCGGAGCCTCCCGAAAAGCGTCGTTATCGGTGAACAATTCAACGACGCCTCTGCCACCTTTACcgcctcctcctccacctcctgtACCCGTTGATCCGTCAGGTACAAGCTCGCCGACACAAAATCGCGTTTTACCACCACCTCCGCCTCCACCGCTTCTTACCGGCAACGTTACGTACGCCGATGCATCGATGGATCCACCGCCAATGCCGCCGCCGTTGCACGCATTACCGGTCACACGAGTACCCACCCCCGAGCCGCAGAATAATCACGCGAGACTACTGCCACAACAGGAAATACCCACCCCCAAGGCAAAAATGAAAACCATCAATTGGAACAAGATACCAAATCACAAG GTGATTGGGAAGCGCAACATTTGGTCTCTGGTTGCCGATGAGCATCAGAATTCCCCCATGGCGGATATAGATTGGGCAGAGATGGAAGGGCTGTTTTGTCAACAAGTGCCGCCGGTATTACCAGCAGCCTCGTGCTCCTCCTACGGGGCAAACTCCGATGCCGAGAGACGACGTAGGGAACCGACCGAG ATCGCGCTTCTCGATGGCAAGAGGAGTTTGAAcgttaatatatttctaaaacaGTTTCGAAG TTCGAACGAAGATATTATTCGGCTTATAAAGGACGGCAGTCACGACGAGATCGGGGCGGAGAAGTTGCGCGGCCTTCTAAAAATTTTACCGGAGGTCGACGAACTGGAAATGCTCAAGAGCTTCGACGGGGACAAGTCGAAGCTCGGAAATGCCGAGAAATTCTTTCTGCAACTGATTCAAGTACCAAA TTACAAACTACGCATAGAATGCATGCTGCTGAAGGAAGAATTCGCCGCTAATATGAGCTATTTAGAACCAAGCATCAATTCGATGATCCTAGCTGGTGAAGACTTAATGACGAACAAGCCACTTCAAGAGGTGTTGTACATGGTTCTGGTGGCCGGAAACTTCCTCAATTCG GGTGGTTACGCTGGGAACGCCGCCGGAGTAAAGTTATCCTCTTTGCAAAAAATAACTGAAATTCGGGCGAATAAACCAGGAATGAACCTTATACATTACGTAGCTCTG CAAGCCGAAAGGAAGAGGAAGGATTTGCTGGATTTCGCAAAGGGTATGACCACTCTGGAAGCCGCTACGAA ATAG
- the LOC100649329 gene encoding uncharacterized protein LOC100649329 isoform X2, protein MSQLKRDMEELETLRRSLAEFFCEDSNTFKIEECLKIFHQFCQKFNQAVAENERRRIQEEQILARRKQREEQLLARKRLLTNNQQQIEAPTSESECNLIGYDPFDLASGLPQRNYGRPDVKIKRLQNGAVTSDEDVSITGSPNIRRRLGSCSGGIVDQQSTKEETYSPDVTPNGTLRRRRSRIPCEDDDGNLMDFLRTSGQDGTRERKSWGSLDRSWARRARGQSRRSDLLNADFSIDRERPSSPSPLLESKPFLQEEETKPAGKAWRQKIEAWLSENEKEDRAGEELQKKARQLHHANRRSYEDSESEGKTNIQIEAGSTHDTYSEVYDWRPSVEKTDVMRTMEAIEEAETHPSQKDKSPWRKSSLNVPNSMEETDPRYSRRLRSRLSAENVLTSSTLQSIKEEERKKNKTTDVVNSNPQDELTIYLRQPYGDSQTAGSRRFSKLKKGADEEKITDKIEIDSDNIETPPATRKLFSPPKEVKPVEKEPCKRERCSSSFQSRDFKNPMSKNVNNTDFGIGNFDRYSAARRTRRYKKNQDSSEKDSKQESMVDAESLEAKPADRPHSLPLSEEEGHGEDSVPSVWQEKSKRQAESSSSFDIDTALAEIARSGEDLQRLSRPLVHRTSRLPVSQPSAVVAVTNTVLSPVMQESRPRESSLTVLAERAVTSRERQRTMIDPSQVKEAIRLTNNPPSQVNECQNVSTCRSRKQSRSFGKNESTNDEIDLAITDSNRCQENADPDVEIYHDKRAESTLRNQSKVQSVRSNTEGSVFHPRFVPPDINVTTSTPSSFSLLPASGKARDQEMNDEGFEETQSLVSETLSQETSSGNYETDTHDSTRCSPAELRYSGTDNHPPVHTTIDHIQVTEHDPSKSIGDATLKTMSSPSPPISKGFEKRAGSMKHTSEKSSFLPKRTNALKRDVSVRKAAESMQRNSNLTFQSNNGQTRNEVERSGSRSSLRSSRSSLNSATSVNTVRNLVPNHAPLRTYTSAICALTNDLRKSPSHSPLPPKSNEKRRTNPRATVTRIPASRSSSSGSSVGPTARTARKSLGSTTDVQKANKGRALFSRSSSSGSGSSMRPQSLPLNRVNVEKVPSSIAKSKLIHPRTGTRNHSFMRPTAASVNKGSIPNLPRSIKGLVK, encoded by the exons ATGAGTCAATTGAAACGAGACATGGAAGAACTCGAAACGTTAAGGCGATCGCTCGCCGAATTTTTCTGCGAAGACAGCAACACTTTCAAGATCGAGGAATGCCTCAAGATATTCCATCAATTTTGCCAAAAGTTTAATCAGGCTGTCGCAGAAAACGAGAGACGTAGAATTCAAGAGGAACAGATATTGGCAAGGCGCAAACAACGAGAAGAACAACTTTTGGCTAGAAAACGATTAC TGACCAATAACCAACAACAAATCGAGGCGCCAACCTCTGAATCTGAATGCAATTTAATTGGTTACGATCCTTTCGATCTTGCTAGCGGTTTACCTCAAAGGAATTACGGTCGTCCCGACGTTAAG ATCAAAAGACTGCAAAACGGAGCTGTCACTTCCGACGAAGATGTCTCGATAACCGGGTCGCCTAATATTCGACGACGTTTAGGTTCTTGTTCCGGCGGAATCGTCGACCAGCAATCTACCAAAGAAGAAACTTACTCGCCAG ATGTTACCCCGAACGGTACCCTTCGTCGTCGAAGAAGTCGAATACCCTGCGAGGATGACGACGGTAATTTAATGGACTTCTTAAGGACGTCGGGTCAAGACGGCACTCGTGAGAGAAAATCGTGGGGTAGCTTAG ATCGGTCGTGGGCAAGAAGAGCACGCGGCCAGTCTCGCAGAAGCGATCTATTAAACGCAGATTTCTCGATCGATCGCGAAAGGCCAAGTTCTCCGTCACCTTTACTCGAGAGCAAACCTTTCTTGCAAGAGGAAGAAACGAAACCGGCAGG GAAAGCATGGCGGCAGAAGATCGAGGCATGGTTATCGGAGAACGAGAAGGAAGACCGTGCAGGCGAAGAGCTGCAGAAAAAAGCAAGACAGTTGCACCATGCGAATCGACGCTCCTACGAAGACTCTG AGAGCGAAGGCAAGACGAATATTCAAATCGAAGCTGGTTCCACCCACGATACGTACTCGGAAGTTTACGACTGGCGTCCGTCCGTTGAGAAGACAGATGTGATGCGCACGATGGAAGCTATCGAAG AAGCCGAGACGCATCCATCGCAGAAGGATAAGTCTCCTTGGCGAAAGTCGAGCCTAAACGTACCAAATAGTATGGAAGAGACTGACCCGCGTTATTCTCGCAGGCTAAGATCACGACTGAGCGCGGAAAACGTGTTAACATCCAGCACTTTGCAG TCGATCAAAGAGgaggagaggaagaagaataAGACCACCGACGTCGTGAATTCAAACCCTCAAGACGAGTTAACGATTTATCTAAGACAACCTTACGGCGATTCTCAAACCGCTGGATCACGGAGATTTTCGAAACTGAAGAAAGGCGCTGACGAAGAGAAGATCACCGATAAGATCGAGATCGATTCTGATAATATAGAAACACCTCCAGCAACTAGAAAGTTATTCAGCCCACCGAAAGAGGTGAAGCCAGTTGAGAAAGAACCGTGTAAAAGAGAACGTTGCAGCAGCTCTTTTCAAAGCAGAGACTTTAAGAATCCAATgtcgaaaaatgtaaataacacAGACTTCGGAATAG GCAATTTTGATCGTTACTCGGCGGCAAGGAGAACACGAAGATACAAAAAAAATCAAGACTCGTCAGAGAAAGACTCGAAACAAGAGTCGATGGTCGATGCCGAGTCATTGGAAGCGAAACCAGCTGACCGTCCGCACTCTTTGCCACTGTCGGAAGAAGAAGGACACGGCGAGGATTCTGTGCCATCCGTTTGGCAAGAGAAATCGAAACGGCAGGCGGAATCCTCGAGTTCGTTCGATATCGACACTGCATTGGCAGAGATCGCTCGTTCCGGTGAAGATCTTCAACGATTGTCGCGACCATTGGTGCACCGAACCTCGAGGCTGCCGGTCAGTCAACCGTCAGCCGTCGTCGCCGTAACCAACACCGTTCTAAGTCCGGTGATGCAAGAATCTCGACCTCGAGAATCCTCGTTGACCGTTCTCGCGGAAAGAGCTGTAACTAGCCGCGAACGACAGAGGACCATGATCGATCCTAGTCAGGTAAAAGAGGCGATCAGACTGACCAACAATCCGCCGAGTCAGGTGAACGAATGTCAAAACGTCTCAACGTGTCGATCACGAAAGCAATCTCGATCTTTTGGTAAAAACGAATCCACCAACGATGAAATCGATCTAGCCATTACCGATTCAAATCGTTGCCAAGAAAACGCAGATCCCGACGTCGAGATTTACCACGACAAACGAGCCGAATCGACGCTGCGAAACCAAAGCAAGGTACAATCCGTACGATCCAACACGGAGGGTTCGGTCTTTCATCCTAGATTCGTGCCACCTGATATAAATGTCACCACTTCTACtccctcctctttttctttgttgCCCGCTTCCGGGAAAGCTCGAGATCAAGAGATGAACGACGAAGGTTTCGAGGAAACGCAGAGTCTAGTTTCCGAAACCCTCAGTCAAGAAACGTCCTCCGGAAATTACGAGACGGATACCCACGATTCGACGCGATGCTCTCCAGCCGAATTACGCTATTCTGGAACCGATAATCATCCTCCCGTTCACACCACCATCGACCACATCCAGGTAACCGAACATGATCCGAGCAAATCGATCGGAGATGCGACGTTAAAAACAATGTCGTCGCCGTCACCGCCGATCTCGAAAGGGTTCGAGAAACGAGCGGGCTCGATGAAACACACCAGCGAGAAGTCTAGCTTCCTTCCTAAACGAACAAACGCCTTAAAGCGGGACGTTTCAGTGAGAAAAGCGGCGGAGTCGATGCAACGAAATTCAAATCTGACGTTCCAATCGAACAACGGTCAGACGAGGAACGAGGTAGAACGTTCGGGATCGAGAAGCAGTCTTCGTAGTTCGCGAAGTTCCTTAAATAGCGCCACGTCGGTGAACACCGTACGAAATTTAGTTCCGAATCACGCGCCTCTTCGTACTTACACGTCAGCGATTTGCGCGTTAACCAACGATTTGCGAAAAAGTCCGTCACATAGTCCGTTGCCGCCGAAGAGCAACGAAAAACGTCGAACGAATCCACGCGCGACGGTCACTAGAATACCAGCGAGCAGAAGCAGTAGCAGCGGAAGCAGCGTGGGCCCAACCGCGAGAACCGCTCGCAAATCTCTCGGG TCAACCACCGATGTGCAAAAAGCAAACAAAGGACGAGCGCTTTTCTCGCGTAGTAGCAGCAGCGGAAGCGGCAGTAGCATGCGTCCACAGTCTTTGCCATTAAATCGTGTAAACGTCGAAAAGGTGCCATCGTCCATCGCTAAAAGTAAGTTGATTCACCCAAGAACCGGAACCAGAAACCACAGTTTTATGAGACCGACAGCCGCAAGTGTGAACAAAGGTTCCATTCCGAATCTACCCAGAAGCATCAAAGGTTTGGTCAAGTAA